A stretch of Macadamia integrifolia cultivar HAES 741 chromosome 7, SCU_Mint_v3, whole genome shotgun sequence DNA encodes these proteins:
- the LOC122084794 gene encoding uncharacterized protein LOC122084794, with protein sequence MSTSKQAVNETAKWSQANVDTLIVLMVEEVKKGNRTTSTFNKAGWNNIANNFKEKTGVNYAIVQLKNKVNKLRQDYSQFKKLLETTGFGWDTASRTCTVDDESIWESHIKDNPTWARFKKHGLPQWPELCMVFGDTYADGKGSGTQTTVLETMGADDSRNMIESCDESSSADEVTPLGDTQTEAVENRPATKHRHDRTPNAKRRRSNSNDWSMACKAIQDMSKSRVERDASMSIALTQNAEQMYGITRAMEVLESGYELDEALYEKALWKLMVDP encoded by the exons atgtCAACTTCAAAACAAGCAGTTAATGAGACTGCAAAATGGAGCCAAGCAAATGTAGACACCCTTATTGTTCTGATGGTAGAGGAagttaagaaaggaaataggacTACTTCGACTTTTAATAAAGCTGGTTGGAACAACATTGCCaataacttcaaagaaaaaactGGGGTCAACTATGCCATTGTACAGTTGAAGAACAAAGTGAACAAACTGAGGCAGGATTATAGTCAGTTTAAGAAGCTATTGGAGACAACTGGTTTTGGTTGGGATACTGCTTCAAGAACTTgtactgttgatgatgaatccatCTGGGAATCGCATATTAAG gataaccctacttgggcacgaTTTAAGAAGCACGGACTACCACAATGGCCAGAACTATGTATGGTATTTGGTGATACATATGCAGATGGCAAAGGAAGTGGGACTCAAACAACCGTGTTGGAAACTATGGGGGCCGATGATTCTAGGAATATGATTGAGTCTTGTGATGAGTCAAGTTCCGCTGATGAAGTTACTCCATTAGGTGACACTCAAACTGAAGCAGTGGAAAATAGGCCAGCTACTAAGCATAGGCATGATAGGACTCCAAAtgcgaaaaggaggaggagcaattctaatgattggtcaatggcatgcaaggcaattcaagatatGAGTAAATCAAGGGTAGAACGAGATGCAAGCATGTCCATTGCTTTAACCCAAAATGCGGAACAGATGTACGGGATTACTAGGGCCATGGAGGTGCTTGAGTCAGGATATGAGTTAGATGAAGCACTATACGAGAAAGCACTTTGGAAGTTAATGGTTGACCCGTAA